Proteins found in one Erythrobacter sp. 3-20A1M genomic segment:
- a CDS encoding isovaleryl-CoA dehydrogenase — MRATPDFDFQLGETADMIRESTARFADEQITPLAEKVDREDWFPRDLWPQMGELGLHGITVPEADGGLGLGYLEHVVAVEEVSRASASVGLSYGAHSNLCINQIARWGNDEQKAKYLPGLVSGEHVGSLAMSEANAGSDVVSMKTRAEKVEGGYRLNGTKFWITNAPYADALVVYAKTDSDAGSRGITAFLVEKDDEGFSIGQKIEKVGMRGSPTAELVFDDCFLPEDRVMGPVNGGVGVLMSGLDYERVVLAGLQLGVMQACLDTVIPYLRERTQFGKPIGSFQLMQAKVADMYVALQSARAYTYAVAKACDADRTTRFDAAGAILLASENAFRVAAESVQALGGAGYTLDWPVERYMRDAKLLDIGAGTNEIRRMLIGRELIGAAG, encoded by the coding sequence ATGCGCGCGACCCCCGATTTTGATTTCCAGCTCGGCGAGACGGCGGACATGATCCGCGAAAGCACCGCACGCTTCGCCGACGAGCAGATCACGCCGCTGGCCGAAAAGGTCGATCGGGAGGACTGGTTCCCCCGCGATCTCTGGCCGCAAATGGGTGAGCTGGGCCTGCACGGCATTACCGTGCCCGAGGCGGACGGCGGACTGGGCCTCGGCTATCTCGAACATGTCGTCGCGGTCGAGGAGGTCAGCCGCGCCAGCGCCTCCGTCGGCCTTTCCTACGGCGCGCATTCGAACCTGTGCATCAACCAGATCGCGCGCTGGGGCAATGACGAGCAGAAGGCGAAGTACCTGCCCGGGCTGGTCAGCGGCGAGCATGTCGGCAGCCTGGCGATGAGCGAGGCCAATGCAGGCTCGGACGTCGTTTCGATGAAGACCAGGGCCGAGAAGGTCGAGGGTGGCTACCGCCTCAACGGCACCAAGTTCTGGATCACCAACGCGCCCTATGCCGACGCGCTGGTGGTCTATGCCAAGACCGACAGCGACGCAGGTTCGCGCGGCATCACCGCGTTCCTGGTCGAGAAGGACGACGAAGGCTTCTCGATCGGTCAGAAGATCGAGAAGGTCGGCATGCGCGGCAGTCCGACGGCCGAACTGGTGTTCGACGACTGCTTCCTGCCCGAGGACCGCGTGATGGGGCCGGTCAATGGCGGCGTGGGCGTGCTGATGAGCGGCCTCGATTACGAGCGCGTGGTGCTCGCCGGGCTGCAACTGGGCGTGATGCAGGCCTGCCTCGACACCGTGATCCCTTATCTGCGCGAGCGCACCCAGTTCGGCAAACCCATCGGCAGCTTCCAGCTGATGCAGGCCAAGGTCGCGGACATGTATGTCGCGCTGCAATCGGCGCGCGCCTACACCTACGCGGTGGCCAAGGCGTGCGATGCCGACCGGACCACGCGGTTCGATGCGGCGGGTGCGATCCTGCTCGCGAGCGAGAACGCCTTCCGCGTCGCGGCGGAAAGCGTGCAGGCGCTGGGCGGCGCGGGCTACACCTTGGACTGGCCGGTGGAACGCTACATGCGCGATGCCAAG
- a CDS encoding HWE histidine kinase domain-containing protein produces MIASFGLDALDGDEELQREAQFAARLCATPLAFVTIVEKERQRFLGSAGTDMTETPRSVSFCAHAMLERELMIVPDAREDKRFADNALVTGEPHIRFYAGAPLVAADGTPMGSLCVIDTEPRPDGLTELQQEGLIVLAQGVMNRFHCRRVNLASERLIESQRSQLMRMAEFMPVMAWSTDAEGGYLYGNRAFHEFAGEDGATDTRFTAHPDDAEKFSSARARCLETGEAWSDELRVRRRDGVYRWVLMQVLPLLDADGEVEQWFATATDIDEGHRLSESRELMARELAHRIKNIFAVITGLVSLRARGKSDVKEFAEQLIETIHSLGRAQDFVRPLTEEKGEDLRGLLDVLMAPYADAGKHQVRIEGVTAPIGMRAATPIALIFHELATNSAKYGALSAEGGEVEIALREGDDTIEIVWHETGGPQVTPPESEGFGTRLLRMSVESQLDGSINREWNDGGLVVRLVIPRRTLAS; encoded by the coding sequence GTGATCGCCTCGTTCGGACTGGATGCACTCGACGGCGACGAGGAATTGCAGCGCGAAGCCCAGTTCGCCGCGCGGCTGTGCGCGACCCCGCTTGCCTTCGTGACCATCGTGGAGAAGGAGCGGCAACGCTTTCTGGGTTCCGCGGGCACCGATATGACGGAGACGCCGCGCTCGGTCAGTTTCTGCGCCCACGCCATGCTGGAGCGCGAGCTTATGATCGTGCCCGACGCGCGCGAGGACAAACGCTTCGCCGACAACGCACTGGTGACCGGTGAACCGCATATCCGCTTCTATGCCGGGGCACCGCTGGTCGCGGCGGACGGCACGCCCATGGGTTCGCTGTGCGTGATCGATACCGAGCCGCGTCCCGATGGCCTGACCGAGCTTCAGCAGGAAGGTCTGATCGTGCTGGCGCAGGGGGTGATGAACCGGTTCCACTGTCGGCGCGTGAACCTGGCGAGCGAAAGACTGATCGAAAGCCAGCGCTCTCAGCTGATGCGGATGGCCGAATTCATGCCTGTCATGGCGTGGTCGACCGACGCTGAAGGGGGCTATCTTTACGGCAACCGCGCCTTCCATGAATTTGCTGGAGAGGATGGGGCGACCGATACCCGCTTCACTGCCCACCCGGACGACGCGGAGAAATTCAGTTCCGCGCGCGCGCGGTGTCTCGAAACCGGCGAGGCGTGGAGCGACGAGCTGCGCGTTCGGCGGCGGGACGGTGTCTATCGCTGGGTGCTGATGCAGGTGCTGCCGCTGCTCGATGCCGATGGCGAGGTCGAACAATGGTTCGCCACCGCGACCGACATCGACGAAGGGCATCGCCTGTCCGAAAGCCGCGAGCTGATGGCGCGCGAACTGGCGCACCGGATCAAGAATATCTTCGCGGTGATCACCGGGCTCGTCTCCCTGCGTGCGCGGGGCAAGAGCGACGTTAAGGAATTCGCCGAGCAGTTGATCGAGACGATCCATTCGCTGGGCCGGGCGCAGGATTTCGTCCGCCCGCTGACGGAGGAGAAGGGCGAGGATCTGCGCGGCCTGCTCGATGTGCTGATGGCACCCTATGCCGACGCGGGGAAGCACCAGGTCAGGATCGAAGGGGTGACCGCACCGATCGGAATGCGCGCCGCGACCCCGATCGCGCTGATCTTCCACGAACTGGCGACGAACTCGGCAAAATACGGTGCCCTGTCGGCGGAAGGCGGCGAAGTGGAGATCGCGCTGCGAGAGGGCGACGATACGATCGAGATCGTCTGGCACGAGACCGGCGGCCCGCAGGTCACGCCGCCCGAGAGCGAAGGCTTTGGCACCCGGTTGCTGCGCATGAGCGTGGAATCGCAGTTGGACGGATCGATCAATCGCGAATGGAACGATGGCGGGCTGGTCGTGCGTCTGGTGATCCCCCGTCGCACACTGGCAAGCTGA
- a CDS encoding phosphatidylserine/phosphatidylglycerophosphate/cardiolipin synthase family protein: MGQPPTGTQYRDPPPFSAEVEGAALTLYPAGADRLNALLEMIGNARDTLKLVFYIFACDGTGVKVRDALTAAARRGVMVTLIVDSFGADADEKFFADFCGAGGEFRCFSARRTMRYLIRNHQKMVIADRDRAMIGGFNIADDYFAPPQQNGWNDLAIALRGDAVGPLHQWFAHLLDWTDDDGAEWRQVRDAVRKWDERVGACRWLVGGPSRHLSTWAHCVKRDLDKASRLDLIMAYFSPPGALLRRIRRIARRGSARLITAGKSDNGATIGASRALYSDLLKSGVEIHEFVACKMHTKLLVIDDAVYLGSANFDMRSLYINLEIMLRVEDAAFAARVREFVAQHLDGTTEITREGHRERNTLMNRLRWNFSWLLVSAIDYTVSRRLNLGL; the protein is encoded by the coding sequence ATGGGGCAACCGCCAACGGGCACACAATATCGCGACCCGCCTCCCTTCTCGGCCGAGGTGGAAGGGGCGGCCCTGACGCTCTATCCGGCGGGCGCGGACCGCCTGAACGCGCTGCTCGAAATGATCGGGAATGCGCGCGATACGCTGAAGCTGGTCTTCTATATCTTCGCCTGCGACGGCACCGGAGTGAAGGTGCGCGACGCGCTGACCGCGGCGGCGCGGCGCGGAGTAATGGTCACGTTGATCGTCGACAGCTTCGGCGCGGATGCCGACGAGAAATTCTTCGCCGATTTCTGCGGGGCGGGCGGTGAATTCCGCTGTTTCTCCGCGCGGCGCACGATGCGCTATCTCATCCGCAACCACCAGAAGATGGTGATCGCCGATCGCGACCGGGCGATGATCGGCGGTTTCAATATCGCCGACGACTATTTCGCCCCGCCGCAGCAGAACGGCTGGAACGACCTGGCGATCGCGCTGCGCGGCGATGCGGTCGGCCCGCTCCACCAATGGTTCGCCCACCTGCTCGACTGGACCGACGACGACGGTGCCGAATGGCGCCAGGTGCGCGACGCCGTGCGCAAGTGGGACGAGCGGGTCGGGGCCTGCCGCTGGCTGGTCGGCGGACCCAGCCGCCATCTGTCGACCTGGGCGCATTGCGTGAAGCGCGATCTGGACAAGGCGTCGCGCCTCGACCTGATCATGGCCTATTTCTCCCCCCCGGGCGCGTTGCTGCGGCGCATCCGCCGGATCGCCCGGCGCGGCTCCGCGCGCCTGATCACCGCGGGCAAGTCAGACAATGGCGCCACCATCGGTGCGTCGCGGGCGCTCTATTCCGATCTGCTGAAGTCGGGCGTCGAGATCCATGAATTCGTCGCGTGCAAGATGCACACGAAGCTGCTGGTGATAGACGACGCGGTCTATCTCGGCAGCGCCAATTTCGACATGCGCAGCCTCTATATCAATCTGGAGATCATGCTGCGGGTGGAAGATGCCGCATTTGCGGCGCGGGTCCGGGAATTCGTGGCGCAGCATCTGGACGGCACGACCGAGATCACGCGGGAGGGGCACCGCGAACGCAACACGCTGATGAATCGGCTGCGCTGGAATTTCAGCTGGCTGCTGGTCTCCGCGATCGACTACACCGTCAGCCGACGGCTCAACCTCGGCTTGTAA
- the rpoZ gene encoding DNA-directed RNA polymerase subunit omega, whose product MARVTVEDCVDKIPNRFDLVLLSAQRAREISGGGELTIERDRDKNPVVALREIAEQTIRPKDLKEALTTNLQKILPDDDDDIDEIGSLSQSAEALRITASAPTRSTSIGSDYEG is encoded by the coding sequence ATGGCGCGCGTTACCGTCGAAGATTGCGTCGACAAGATCCCCAACCGTTTCGACCTCGTGCTGCTTTCCGCGCAGCGCGCGCGCGAAATTTCGGGCGGCGGCGAGCTGACGATCGAACGCGACCGGGACAAGAATCCGGTGGTCGCCCTGCGTGAAATCGCCGAACAGACGATTCGCCCGAAGGACCTGAAGGAAGCGCTCACCACGAACCTGCAGAAGATCCTGCCGGACGACGACGACGATATCGACGAGATCGGTTCGCTCAGCCAGTCGGCCGAGGCGCTGCGCATCACTGCGTCCGCCCCGACTCGCTCGACTTCGATCGGAAGCGATTACGAAGGCTGA
- a CDS encoding DUF3072 domain-containing protein, which yields MTATQPHEHPKAEPVSNAEKEPDNWTTGDERMTGAQASYLKTLCEEAGCPERYDTELTKADASKMIDELQETTGRGQ from the coding sequence ATGACCGCCACGCAACCGCATGAGCATCCCAAGGCCGAGCCCGTTTCCAATGCCGAAAAGGAGCCGGACAACTGGACCACCGGCGACGAGCGCATGACCGGTGCGCAAGCCAGCTATCTGAAGACATTGTGCGAAGAGGCCGGTTGCCCCGAACGCTACGATACCGAACTGACCAAGGCCGACGCGTCGAAGATGATCGACGAATTGCAGGAAACAACCGGCCGCGGGCAATAG